The following proteins come from a genomic window of Mycobacterium sp. DL:
- a CDS encoding DUF309 domain-containing protein has product MAERDRDESGRPRNTRPRDALGRPLPPGSEGVPRIPDDLDLPPARSLAYAQDLMNRGLAFNAHEVLEAAWKNGPADERPLWQGLAQLAVGITHVQRGNLPGATTLLRRGCLSLDAVAHPPPHSVDVDGLLDWAAALMADLAAGADISPPRLYPTLTVTPG; this is encoded by the coding sequence ATGGCCGAACGCGATCGCGACGAGTCCGGCCGGCCGCGGAACACCCGACCGCGGGACGCGTTGGGCCGACCGCTTCCGCCGGGCAGCGAGGGTGTCCCGCGGATCCCGGACGATCTCGACCTGCCTCCGGCCCGATCCCTGGCTTACGCCCAGGATCTGATGAACCGCGGTCTGGCCTTCAACGCCCACGAGGTGCTCGAGGCCGCCTGGAAGAACGGCCCGGCCGACGAGCGACCGCTGTGGCAGGGCCTGGCGCAACTCGCGGTCGGCATCACCCACGTCCAGCGCGGCAACCTCCCCGGAGCGACCACGCTGCTGCGACGCGGATGCCTCAGCCTGGACGCCGTCGCCCATCCGCCGCCGCACTCCGTGGACGTCGACGGTCTGCTCGACTGGGCCGCTGCCCTGATGGCCGATCTCGCCGCGGGCGCCGACATCTCGCCACCGCGCCTGTACCCCACGCTGACCGTCACGCCCGGATGA
- a CDS encoding nitronate monooxygenase, with protein MTNRIQALLGVEFPIVQAPMTYIARAELAAAVSEGGGLGMIETLTEAGRADLLRVRDLTDRPVAANLMIQGWKRDPSIVDVLAAAGVRHVFTSAGDPALFTSRLHDAGMTVVHVVGSLRGALKAADAGVDALVVEGVEGGGFKSALGASTMVLLPLVAERVGLPIICAGGMCDARSGAAAVVLGAEGVQMGTRMLASTEAAVHANFKDAIVAADDAGTVLLDVPGNPTMRVLRTGLAARISDHDPGAQLLGRITDLYFAGDLEASVANTGQVSSRITDLQPVADIVRSTWCDIEAVLDGARARLG; from the coding sequence GTGACCAACCGCATTCAAGCGCTCCTCGGTGTCGAGTTCCCGATTGTTCAGGCCCCCATGACCTACATCGCCCGCGCCGAACTGGCGGCGGCGGTGTCCGAAGGCGGCGGTCTCGGCATGATCGAGACACTCACCGAGGCGGGCCGGGCCGACCTGCTGCGGGTGCGCGATCTCACCGACCGGCCGGTCGCGGCGAACCTGATGATCCAGGGATGGAAACGCGACCCGTCGATCGTCGACGTCCTGGCCGCCGCGGGGGTGCGCCACGTGTTCACCTCCGCAGGAGACCCGGCGCTGTTCACCTCACGGCTGCACGACGCCGGCATGACGGTCGTGCATGTCGTCGGGTCGCTCAGGGGTGCGCTGAAGGCGGCCGACGCGGGGGTCGACGCGCTGGTGGTCGAAGGGGTCGAGGGCGGCGGATTCAAGTCGGCGCTGGGCGCCTCGACCATGGTGCTGCTGCCACTGGTCGCCGAGCGCGTCGGGCTGCCGATCATCTGCGCCGGCGGGATGTGCGACGCCCGCTCAGGGGCCGCGGCGGTGGTGCTGGGCGCCGAGGGTGTGCAGATGGGCACCCGGATGCTCGCCAGCACGGAGGCCGCGGTGCACGCCAACTTCAAGGACGCGATCGTCGCGGCCGACGACGCGGGCACCGTCCTGCTCGACGTTCCGGGCAATCCGACCATGCGGGTGCTGCGGACCGGGCTGGCCGCGCGCATCAGCGACCACGATCCCGGGGCACAACTGCTCGGCCGGATCACCGACCTGTACTTCGCGGGCGACCTGGAGGCCAGCGTCGCCAACACCGGTCAGGTGTCCTCACGGATCACCGACCTGCAGCCCGTCGCCGACATCGTCCGCAGCACGTGGTGCGACATCGAGGCGGTTCTCGACGGCGCGCGGGCACGGCTCGGTTGA
- a CDS encoding dihydrodipicolinate reductase, with the protein MVTTILDHRQDLALVGARVYSEDKNGRDIGTLVGRDPIGVCATTDVDEIMALEADCVLYTPRTARVDDVCALLASGKNVATTAFMFHPQRMSAADRDRVLAACQTGGTSVHGSGINPGNLSSVLPLALTGMSRTIERITLQERADWSVYESTGITFDNMGFGRPVDQISPTATEFLAFNSSIFVEQVWFLGDSLGADLDEVTATVEAVAAQEDHQIFDHLLRAGTTAGQRWNWTGRRDGQPLVEIETLWTVGGEYPGHWPTPQHGWTLTIEGDPSMRTHFFSLASFTRAASMTEHVRSASVATAMQVLNAVPAVCEAPPGFATAASLPLIYNQRAFRQP; encoded by the coding sequence ATGGTCACCACCATCCTCGATCACCGGCAGGACCTGGCGCTCGTAGGCGCCAGGGTGTACTCCGAGGACAAGAACGGCCGTGACATCGGCACGCTCGTCGGCCGCGACCCGATCGGGGTGTGTGCCACCACCGACGTCGACGAGATCATGGCGCTGGAGGCCGACTGCGTCCTGTACACGCCGCGCACCGCGCGGGTCGACGACGTGTGTGCGCTGCTGGCCAGTGGCAAGAACGTGGCCACCACGGCGTTCATGTTCCACCCGCAGCGGATGTCCGCCGCCGATCGCGACCGGGTGCTCGCGGCATGCCAGACGGGTGGCACCTCGGTGCACGGCAGCGGTATCAACCCGGGGAACCTGTCGAGCGTGCTGCCGTTGGCGCTGACCGGGATGAGTCGCACCATCGAGCGGATCACGCTGCAGGAGCGCGCCGACTGGTCGGTGTACGAGAGCACCGGGATCACGTTCGACAACATGGGCTTCGGTCGGCCCGTCGATCAGATCAGCCCGACGGCGACCGAGTTCCTCGCCTTCAACAGTTCGATCTTCGTCGAGCAGGTCTGGTTCCTCGGCGACTCACTCGGAGCGGACCTCGACGAGGTGACCGCCACCGTCGAAGCCGTTGCCGCGCAAGAGGATCACCAGATCTTCGACCATCTGCTGCGGGCGGGGACGACCGCGGGTCAGCGATGGAACTGGACCGGTCGTCGGGATGGGCAGCCACTGGTCGAGATCGAGACACTGTGGACGGTCGGCGGCGAGTACCCGGGGCACTGGCCCACCCCGCAGCACGGGTGGACCTTGACGATCGAGGGCGACCCGTCGATGCGCACGCACTTCTTCTCGCTGGCGAGTTTCACCCGCGCCGCGTCCATGACCGAACATGTCCGTTCGGCGAGCGTGGCCACCGCGATGCAGGTTCTCAACGCCGTGCCCGCGGTCTGCGAGGCTCCGCCCGGCTTCGCGACGGCCGCGTCGCTACCGCTGATCTACAACCAGCGGGCCTTCCGTCAGCCGTAG
- a CDS encoding DeoR/GlpR family DNA-binding transcription regulator, protein MDSDTRQSRIVEFARTRGRVEVGALAEELDVASETIRRDLKVLAGRRLLKRVHGGAVPMETAAFESGVEYRSQVDLAQKHRMASAAMELLHGAETVYLDEGFTPRLIAERLSERDLTVVTSSLLAAETLAHSRTVTVLLLGGRMRGRTLATVDHWAVDMLSGLVIDVAFLGTNGISLEHGLTTPDPAVAAVKSTAVRVARRPILVAAHSKFGESSFCRFAKVADFESIVTGSELGVAEARRYEALGPVVIRA, encoded by the coding sequence GTGGATTCCGACACTCGTCAGAGCCGGATCGTCGAGTTCGCCCGCACCCGTGGGCGGGTCGAGGTGGGGGCGCTCGCCGAGGAGTTGGATGTCGCCAGCGAGACGATCCGACGCGATCTCAAGGTGCTGGCCGGCCGCCGTCTGCTCAAGCGGGTGCACGGCGGCGCGGTGCCCATGGAGACGGCGGCCTTCGAATCGGGTGTGGAATACCGAAGTCAGGTGGACCTCGCCCAGAAACACCGGATGGCTTCCGCGGCAATGGAACTGCTGCACGGAGCCGAGACGGTGTATCTGGACGAGGGCTTCACGCCACGACTGATCGCCGAGCGACTCTCCGAGCGGGACCTGACGGTGGTGACGTCATCTCTGCTGGCCGCGGAGACGCTGGCCCACAGTCGCACGGTGACGGTGTTGCTGCTCGGCGGCCGGATGCGGGGCAGAACGCTTGCGACGGTGGATCACTGGGCGGTGGACATGCTCAGCGGTCTGGTGATCGACGTGGCGTTTCTCGGTACCAACGGGATCTCGCTCGAACACGGTCTGACGACACCCGATCCGGCGGTGGCCGCGGTGAAGAGCACCGCCGTGCGGGTGGCGCGGCGGCCGATCCTGGTGGCGGCGCACTCGAAGTTCGGGGAGAGCAGCTTCTGCCGATTCGCGAAGGTGGCCGACTTCGAGTCGATCGTGACAGGCTCGGAACTCGGTGTCGCCGAAGCCCGTCGGTACGAGGCGCTGGGCCCGGTCGTCATCCGGGCGTGA